The genomic region AAGATATACACCGCCAGAGACGCGGCCCATAAGAGGCTTACAGAATCGATAATGAAAGGAGAGAAGTTGCCCTTCGATGTTAAGGGTCAAGTCATATATTATACCGGCCCAACACCTGAAAAGCCTGGAGCCGTAATAGGCTCAGCAGGCCCAACAACAAGCAGTCGAATGGACCCATACACACCCATACTCCTCGAGAATGGTTTGAAGGGGACCATAGGTAAAGGGCCACGCAGCAGGGAGGTTATAGAGGCGATGGTTAGAAATAGGGCTGTGTACTTCGCTGCAACCGGAGGCGTAGGCGTTCTTCTCGCCAAATCCATAAGAGAATCGAAGGTTGTAGCCTACCCTGACCTGGGACCTGAAGCGGTGAGGATGCTTGAGGTAGTTGACTTCCCATGCATAGTTGCAATAGACATATACGGCTCCAACCTCTATGAGATAGGTGTCAAAAAGTATAGGATTCAATGCTGAAATGGAGGACATAATCACTCTTCAAACCTGAAACTCTTAAACATCGATTGCCAGCTCGAATTGTCTATATTCAACTCTGAAAAGAGAGCATCCACATACCGGACACGGATTATCCCTAGTACAAAACTCAATTCTCCGGCCGCACCTCACACATTTACACGTGGGAACCTTCTCGATCTCAGACATTTCCTCAGGGACACCCATCTTGACATGGCGAGTTCATCTTCAACTCGGCCATTAACGTCACCCTCCATAAAGGTTTAGGCTGAAATGAATATGTTAAGGCAGCATTTTTCGACTAAGCCTTCTCAGAAGAGGATACTGTAGACTTCGATTCCATATGTTTACTCATACAAGACGGCGAGAGTTTGAAAGAGAGATAGAATGGTTACTCTACGCCCCATCAAATAAGGTGAAAATGGGTTGATTGGTGGACCGGGCGGGATTTGAACCCGCGACCTTCCGGTTTCTCGAGATACTATGCGAACCGGACGTTCCTTGGCCCCAAATGGTGGGCATACCAGACTGAACTACCGGCCCAACCCATCAATATGCTCGGTAGCGATTAATATCGGTTTAGGTGAGAAATCATCATATTCGTCCTCTCCATGGACGGCTTCACCTAGTAAGATAGAATGTCGTATCCTGAATTTAACAGACATACTGAAACATTTTGCAGTTAACGATTCTCATATTTCTATTAAGTTGATAGGGGGTTGGTGCTCCAATGGGAGTGAAAATCGCTCATCGATATCGGTGGCTATTCCTAAGGATGAACGCGAGAAATCGAACCTTTCTGTAGTTGAGGTCCGGTATGATGAAACGTGGATCGTTATCGAAAAGCTCTTGAAGGATGATATGACGTGATTATGGAGACAGCTGCAGTCATCGTATTCGAGAAGATGAAAGACTCGATTGAGGTTTTAAATTGGTTTAGAAGAATGTCCTCATAAAACTCGACTGAGAACCTTTAACTCATCTCATCAGACTATCCAGACATTTTATTATAGAAATCAATATCTACCACTTTTCAATAGCAACTGAAGTGCTGACGTGGATCAGAGAGTTGAAGATTAAGCAGTTCATTATATAAGGGTGATTTAGACGGAGTATAAGTGGGTTGCTCTGACGGTTACTACTGTTGGGGCTTTCATGGTTGCCGTGGATACCAGTATAGTTGTTGTTGCTCTGCCTACTCTCCTCCATGATCTTGGTGCTTCCCTTCTGCATGGCGTCTGGATCATTACTGGGTATAGGTTGGCGTTGACTATTCTTCTGGTTGCTATTGGTAGGGTTGCTGACATGTTTGGGAGGGTGAGGCTGTATGTTCTCGGCTTCGCCTTTTTCACATTCTCTTCTGCTCTATGTGGGCTATCCCAGAGTGGTGACCAACTTGTGTTCTTCAGGATGCTTCAGGGTGTCGGTGGGGCTCTGATCATTGTGAATAGTGTGGCTTTGATAGCTGACGCTTTCCCACCTTCCCAGCTCGGTACAGGTATAGGGATGAACTTTATGGCTTTCAACTTTGGCGCAATAATCGGTTACACCCTGAGCGGTGTTATAGTGGCTCTGGCTGGTTGGAGGTATATCTTCCTCATCAATATTCCAATAGGGGTCTTCGGAACCTTCTGGGCCTACATTAGGTTGAAGGAACTCCATCCGACTGTGAGGGAGAGTTTCGACTATCTTGGAGCATTGCTGTATTCTGCCTCGTTGACTTTGATTCTGGCAGGGTTGAGTTTTGAGGATTTAAACTCCCCCCTCACCGTCATACTTCTCGGTGCTGGTGTGATTCTTCTTCCATTATTCATCATCGTTGAGAAGAGGGTAGCCCATCCGACATTGGACCTGGCCCTCTTCAAGATCAGACTCTTCACAGCCGGCAACCTGGCGAGCCTACTCAACTCTTTAGCCTTCAACGCTCAACCTTTCCTTCTCACTCTATACTTCCAGCTTGTCAGGGGTGAGGATCCCTTAAGTACAGGCCTTCTCCTCATACCTTTGGAGGTTACTTTCCTCATATTCGGACCTTTAAGCGGCAGACTCTCAGACATATACGGCGCCAGGGGCCTGAGCAGTCTGGGTCTACTCCTCAGCGGTGCAGCCCTTCTCTGGCTTGGAAACGTCGACGCGGGGACAGACTACACAACCATAACATTGATCCTCATAGCGTCAGGGGTCGGCAGGGGCCTATTCACATCACCGAACTCAAGCTCCATAATGTCATCGGTCCCAGCCCACCGAAGAGGTGTCGCAAACGGTGTTAGAACCACAATAGTCCAGA from Candidatus Bathyarchaeota archaeon harbors:
- a CDS encoding Fe-S-containing hydro-lyase, producing MTEKLRVYTPLDESVLGRLEVGLKVLITGKIYTARDAAHKRLTESIMKGEKLPFDVKGQVIYYTGPTPEKPGAVIGSAGPTTSSRMDPYTPILLENGLKGTIGKGPRSREVIEAMVRNRAVYFAATGGVGVLLAKSIRESKVVAYPDLGPEAVRMLEVVDFPCIVAIDIYGSNLYEIGVKKYRIQC
- a CDS encoding MFS transporter; protein product: MDTSIVVVALPTLLHDLGASLLHGVWIITGYRLALTILLVAIGRVADMFGRVRLYVLGFAFFTFSSALCGLSQSGDQLVFFRMLQGVGGALIIVNSVALIADAFPPSQLGTGIGMNFMAFNFGAIIGYTLSGVIVALAGWRYIFLINIPIGVFGTFWAYIRLKELHPTVRESFDYLGALLYSASLTLILAGLSFEDLNSPLTVILLGAGVILLPLFIIVEKRVAHPTLDLALFKIRLFTAGNLASLLNSLAFNAQPFLLTLYFQLVRGEDPLSTGLLLIPLEVTFLIFGPLSGRLSDIYGARGLSSLGLLLSGAALLWLGNVDAGTDYTTITLILIASGVGRGLFTSPNSSSIMSSVPAHRRGVANGVRTTIVQTGIVASIPLSLAFMTLGMPYARLTQLTGGTSPMTPQDIPKFLTAIHHAFNILAVLTFSAILPSILRGPKPNLDSLDKAS